In one window of Solanum pennellii chromosome 2, SPENNV200 DNA:
- the LOC107010904 gene encoding cold and drought-regulated protein CORA-like: protein MVRLSVTKNGANLATILMVGMIAASISMMAIIIFACAKSSTKRKNKNNSYSCGDSDDDNKVQKTRAKEEMLVSAIEIATTFVDIPSTYDVCDNNNDGAKDTRCHDGDTTKNNEISIDRNDNNYVSSDNNNNMGTSHTHDVSTNNTSGGDSGHHHGDTSGGNTGGGWSNDHGGASWSGGYHGGGGFSGGGDSSGFSGGGW from the exons ATGGTTAGGCTTTCTGTTACAAAAAATGGTGCAAACCTTGCAACAATATTAATGGTTGGCATGATCGCTGCTTCGATCTCGATGATGGCGATCATTATATTTGCGTGTGCAAAATCTTCCACGAAAcgtaagaataaaaataattcatatagtTGTGGTGATagtgatgatgataataaagTACAAAAAACTCGTGCAAAAGAAGAAATGTTAGTTAGTGCTATCGAAATTGCAACAACTTTTGTGGATATTCCATCTACTTATGATGTTTgcgataataataatgatggtGCGAAAGATACTCGATGTCATGATGGCGATACAacgaaaaataatgaaattagtATTGATCGTAACGATAATAATTATGTTAGTagtgacaataataataatatgggtACAAGTCATACTCATGATGTTAGCACAAATAATACTAGTGGTGGAGATAGTGGTCATCATCATGGTGATACAAGTGg tgGGAATACTGGTGGTGGTTGGAGCAATGATCACGGTGGTGCTAGTTGGAGTGGCGGCTATCACGGTGGTGGCGGTTTTAGTGGTGGTGGTGATAGTAGTGGTTTTAGTGGTGGAGGTTGGTGA